Genomic window (Helianthus annuus cultivar XRQ/B chromosome 3, HanXRQr2.0-SUNRISE, whole genome shotgun sequence):
aataatctatttttatcacgaaaaccaaaatttgtattaatatattaaatatttttattttcactgtataaaattacatttactcgacccatataacacatgaggttttttaagatataacttttttttatttgatatataaaattagatttattcaattcgtacaatacactaggttttttaaggatatatatttttaattacttagtacagaaaattacatttattcaaactgtGTAACgtgcatatttttaaagatgtaatttttttattgtttggtatataaaattacatttattctacccgtgtaataaatgaggttttttaaagatgtattattttattatttgataaacaatattatatttatttaacccgtgtaatacacgtggttttacagatataacttttttattttgtatataaaattacatttattcaacctgtacaatatggttcttatatatataattttttattatttaatatataaaattatatttattcaacccgtacaataaatgagttttaaagatatattattttattctttaatatataaaatttatttattcaaccccgtgtaatacacggggttataacctagtatattgTATATAGAAAATATAACAATATTTATTCAAATATTTGTCACAATAATTAATAAAATCTATATTTTACGATTTGTAGAAAGCTTAAAACTATAATAATAATCTGAATTTAAGATCACTATTGTATCATGTATGCTTTATCTTTAAACACTAAATTTATTAATCTTATTTTACAAAACAACCATCTCATATATTTCATCATACAGAACAGCCTATAAACATCTCATATACTTCATCATTACAATTTTATAACATTTTAAGGTATTGCATATAGGTGTGAAACGTTTGCCTCTCACATTGCACATAGGTGTGAAACGTTTGCCTCCACATTTGTGATGATTACATTCTTAGCTGTCATAATAACGTAATTTAAAAAATAGATAAAAAGAATATTACGTTTTATGTCCGCAAATCATGTGAACCAACGTATTTGTTTTTTACAGGTACGAAAATATTTAATACTAATGTTACCTTTTGAAAAACGATATTAATCGTAGGACAACGATATGATTTCCTTATTTAATTGAAATACAAGTATATGATTTCCTTACTTTTAATTAACAATTCATTAAATGTCATGTGGCTATTTCTCCTACTTCATCAACTATTGATATATATAATTTCCTTATTTAATTGAAATACAAGTATATGTTTCTTGTATACTTTAAAATCATATAATATAGAGTTAATTTCCAAAATCGTCCCTCAGGTTTaagtaaattttatttttataaaaccgatctatataaaaaattagaaattagtttctgtcttaatttataaacatccttcgccttaCTAGAAagattaacttagttagtggttggatgaaaatttataaaaattatgtgacaaggcgattatttttttcatataaaattgcatgtatattcttttttattatatgtaacaaaactaattaaataaaagaaatttaaaagagtttgagtaaattgccaaaatctccctatggttttatatttgtcagtttcatccaaatatccttaacagaaaaaatgaactaagttagtggtttggataaaaatggcaaaaatttacaaacgttgggggctatttggtacaaaagtgttattttggacgaaaatggcaaacctgcccaaacttcaggacgattttgacaattaacTCTATAATATAAAACCATATATACTTTAAAatcatataatatatatacaaaatagGTAGAGGTTCTTGTAAAAAGGGGTTTTtttgtgagaagggtaagaaagaatctacaccattagatctttgatctaatagTTGAGATCATAAATTcataatggcaaaattgtaaataatgtttactattaaacatattaattttctaAATTAAGGGTATAcaggtaaatttaacatttttaaattaagaaactaacattAATGTACATGCAACttccccccgtcttttttaaacattaataactttttatacgtaactttttttttaaattacaccatgataacgagcgttttttatctttaatgtGAGTACCATAaagctatacttatatagagaaaaaaaatatgttttgatcagatgtttagtccatgatgttttgtctatgttcatacattggtgttttaattgtattgtgattcaaagcgtggtgttttaaacacaTACTGGAAAGCGTGGTGTTTTTTTATCTACTGGAATGTAGGTTTTAAGACACCATGGTGTTTTAATATATGGTATCTGGAACATCTACTAGCATTCAGATATAAAACACCATGCATGCAGGTTAAAACACCATATACAATAACCATACTATGAACATTTTACTAAGAACACATTCTGGAAATGGATGTAGTGTCTttaatagtgttatatacttattaaatggtgttatatacttattaaatggtgttatatacttattaaatgttgttatataattattgaatagtgttatatatgtgctgaatggtgattttgcagtgttattcgtagtgtttttatagagatctttaaaatggtgttatatacttattgaatggtgttatataattattaaatggtgttatatatgtgttgAATGGTGGTTGCGGTGTTATTCGTAGTatttttatagagatcttttaaaaaatCATGTTCCTATAAATAAGGTGGCAGTTATGGAAGGTTTTGAATTAATTGAATCAATGATAAAATTGTTTGTTTACCcatttgaattaatttagattgaggacacatgtcatctccacaatatttatcacacttctcacacttttaacttattttacaATAAGCTTAccatatataaaattataaacccatacaaaatatataattttcTTAATTTAAGTAAGGGGTTAATTACACCGTTAGTCCTTATGTTTATGTAAAGTAACAATataaggtactaatagtttaattAAAATAAGAATCTGAAGtattaacttttaattttgtaAAAAACTAAGGTATTAACACTAATAAATGTTAGTTTTTTTTGTTGGATGTctatgaaatgaccaaaataccctttataACATCAAGGACTATTTGTAATTCTTTAATTTAATTAAAGAGACCATTTGTGTAaaatacaaatatatatttttatatgtaCATAGAAATACAGAAGATCTATATAATAACTATTCGTACCCTCTTTTACATTATTTTTACTTGTTATACCCCGTTTCTAAATTTTCGAGTAAATacaatttaaatcttttattttcttttgttaaCATCTTCACATTCGTCACcctttgtttattattattattattattattattattattattattattattattattattattattattattattattattattattattattattattattattattattatatattttttaactaAAAGCACTTTGTAATATAGCATCTGCAATCAAAACTTATATTAAAGATTGAATTCTAATATAGCATATGCATCTTGCATCTTATCGAAAAAACaaattattattttgtaaaactcatttccATTATCATGGATAGTCcctttatttttatgtttttaataaatccaTATTCATGTTAAGGTTAAAATTCATCTCACATTCTCAACTAATTTTTGTATGTACCTCTCTTTTTTTCTACATACTCTTACTACTTTGAGCATATAAGTTTGGGTTTCATTTAACTTTGAATTTGTCCATTTCATGTTTCGATCGACACTAAAGTTTATATTAATAAATGTCTGAATTATTTATCATCATGAAATTAATAAGTTATCATTTCTCTTGAGACATGATACATCGTTACACGATGAAATTACTAATAAATTGAGTGTGTCAAATATAAGAGATGAAATAACATTTACGTAAAATAAATAGTTtcatttgttattttttttatctaaAAAAAGTTCTCTAACATAAAAGCCTAATTAAAATTTTATGTTATGTTCCGAACAATATTTTTATAGACATATCGTCACCGAAAACAATAAACCACATAAAGAAAGAACTAAAGAAGGAGAAGTATAAAGAAAAAGCCCAAATTAACTATAAACATTACTGCTAATCCTTCCTttatctaaaaataaaaataaaaactttaatagctatttatataaatatattaggcatggttgtaaaagtcccgactaggctccgagtactccccgagtactcgctacaaggtagtgTGCCGAGGCCCGAGTATTGTTTTCCTAtgccaattactccccgagtaatctccgcctaggccgagtacttcccgagtaatcccgagtactctcaaatccgactagggagcgcctagcgacttttgcaaccatgatatTAGGTTTATCTTTAAAAACTACATATTTAAATATATTATCTAGATAGTATGTATTtctatatgtatataaaaatacattattatctagataatatatatttctatatgtatataaaaatacatGTTTATATTTAACACAAATAATCCCTTTAGTTAAATCAAAGAATTATATAAATAGTCCTTGATGTTACAAAGGGTGTTTTGATCATTTCATAGAaatctaacaaaaaaaaaaaaaaaaaaaaacaaacatttgtTAGTGTTAATACCCCAGCTTGTTACAAACTTAAAAGTTAATAACTCACattgttattttaaactattagACCCCCCGTAacggggcgttttttttaaaaaaaattgccaAAAAACGCTGCATAACGCCGGAacccccattacatggggcgtttccgggcgttttttttgaaaaaaaatggctCCGGCGTGATTTTAAAAACGCTGTGAATTCGAAAGATGCCAAAAATTCGACCGTTTGGCAACggtcaaaaacttattttttttttttaattctaaattttacccactatatatatatcattcCATTTTCtccaattttttataaaatttctacTACTTTCTCACCCACTCTCTTCTATTACTTTATAAAAAAACCTCCACTTTCTCCTATTTTTTTACAAACATGCATCCATACCGACCCCCGTTTGGTGGCCCCGCAAGACCcacgaacccgaacacaacccaaccgcaaaccCCGTACAACCTacaagacatggacccgagctttttaagttacgcggcttacttgagtggcgccCCTCCTTTTGTTTCTCCCACCTACGGCTttggtcaagccggcgggtcgcaaccgtcacaacccgaacccgaatccgaaccCGATGTCGAGGTCGTGCCGGAGTcgcaacccgaaccggtgcaagaCAAATCGAAACGCGGCAGAAGGTCGCATAAAAAGAAGGAAAAGGATGAGCCTCGACGTGCAAAAACAACCATTAAATGGACGAAGGACGAGGAATACACGTTGACTCGGGCGTGGCTCGATATTTCGGAGGACGAAGATACCGgtaagttattttttttttattttttttttctgttttttatattctgtttttttctgttttttttttctatttcatatattctgtttttttttttctgttttttatattttaaatttcaacttatatttttattttttgtttttaaatttgtagcaaactttcaaacgggcccCGTTTTTTGGGATAGGGTGCGTGCACTCTTTTATAGCTcgtggggtcaaggcgaacatcgggacaaggattcaatttctagcaaatggaccgacatcaacaacaaaTGTCACGCGTTTCAAGAAGTTTACCAACGAAACTACGATAATCGCCCGAGCGGTGAAAGTGACGTCGGGGTTTTAACAAAG
Coding sequences:
- the LOC110929551 gene encoding glutathione S-transferase T3-like isoform X2; translated protein: MHPYRPPFGGPARPTNPNTTQPQTPYNLQDMDPSFLSYAAYLSGAPPFVSPTYGFGQAGGSQPSQPEPESEPDVEVVPESHKKKEKDEPRRAKTTIKWTKDEEYTLTRAWLDISEDEDTANFQTGPVFWDRVRALFYSSWGQGEHRDKDSISSKWTDINNKCHAFQEVYQRNYDNRPSGESDVGVLTKTLEEFDRTKSPFTYYKCWELLRKSPKWALVNPMTTSSRRRAKRSKTSSSADPSTPTSDARNVDLNETLDVDEQFQDELARPTGRRKGTGKKTVESSSDLGLKDDFEEMNRRLQDIHDLGHKRWEIMKDRVVETKKFNELQEARQMEKDIEFLSKPIDHLQGDALILAQMRRQKIREKYGL
- the LOC110929551 gene encoding glutathione S-transferase T3-like isoform X1 → MHPYRPPFGGPARPTNPNTTQPQTPYNLQDMDPSFLSYAAYLSGAPPFVSPTYGFGQAGGSQPSQPEPESEPDVEVVPESQPEPVQDKSKRGRRSHKKKEKDEPRRAKTTIKWTKDEEYTLTRAWLDISEDEDTANFQTGPVFWDRVRALFYSSWGQGEHRDKDSISSKWTDINNKCHAFQEVYQRNYDNRPSGESDVGVLTKTLEEFDRTKSPFTYYKCWELLRKSPKWALVNPMTTSSRRRAKRSKTSSSADPSTPTSDARNVDLNETLDVDEQFQDELARPTGRRKGTGKKTVESSSDLGLKDDFEEMNRRLQDIHDLGHKRWEIMKDRVVETKKFNELQEARQMEKDIEFLSKPIDHLQGDALILAQMRRQKIREKYGL